A window of Acidobacteriota bacterium genomic DNA:
AGCCGGCCCGACTGGTACCGGGCGATCCCCGTGACCTCCATCCCCCAGGGCAGCGAGAGGAACGCGGAGAGGTTCATCAGGTTCGGCCGGTCGTAGCTCAGGCGGGTGTAGTCGAGCGAGCGCTGATCGGCGCGGTTCTCGAGGCCGAAGTCGGCGCTGGAGTCGCCGAGGGCGCGCGACCTCGTGTACGACGCGAGGACCTCGAGGCGATGGCTGAACGCCTTCCTCACCATCACCTTCCAGTCGTCGTACTGGTTCCGCCCCAGGGAGTCGAAGATGATCGCCCCGGTCGCCGAGGGAGAGAGGTTCACGGACGAGGGGACGCTGGCGAGGTCGTTGGTCTGGGTCACGCGGAGCTGGTCGTAGCCCTTCCAGTGCGTCGTGCTGGCGCCGATGCGCATGTCCCACGGGAGCTCACGCTCGTAGCCGAGGGTGTACGAGTCCTTGTAGGGGGCCTGGAGCTTCCCGTCGGCGGCGTACTCGACCACCGCGGTGACGACGTTGTACTGGTAGGTGGTCGGCGGCTGGACGAACGTTTGGCGCACGGTGTAGCCGTCGGCGCGCTGCGAGTCGATGAAGCTGGTGAAGACGTTGTCGTAGAAGCGGCCCCAGTTGCCGTAGATCTTCGACTTGCCGTTGGCGGCCGGGTCCACGGCGACGCCGAGCCGCGGCGCGACGTTCGACTGGCCGAGGACGCTCTGGTGATCGAGCCTCAGCCCTCCCTCGACGGTCCAGTGCTCGTCGAGGATCCAGGTGTCCTGGACGAAGGCGCCGAGCTCGCTGTCCTTCCGGTGCGTCCGGTCGGTCTTGTTGTAATCGTACGTGTAGGTCAGCGTGTTGCCGGGGCCGAGGTAGGCGCTGGCGTCGATGACCGTGTTGTTCGTCCGGTTCGCGCCGCTGAACTCCATCCACGAGTAGTCGAACCCGGACTTGAGGCGGTGCGACCCCATCTGCGTCGTGATGCTGCTGCTCGCGCGCGAGCGGTACGTGGTGCGATCCTGATCGTTCGGGTAGGTCCCCGTGAAGGTCGTCGGGGCGCTGGGATCGAACGTGATCGTGTAGGTGCCGAGGCCCGTGTCCGCCGGGCGCACGGCCAGGTAGCCGTGCTGGACGTAGAGCTGCGACTCCAGGAAAGTCCTCGAGCTGAGGTTCTGCGTGTCGCGGACCTGGACGAAGTAGCCCCCCTGCGACTGGTTGAAGTTCGTCCCCTCCGCGTAGCGGGCGTCGGTGATCAGGTTCTTGAACTGCGACGGGTCGGTGGCCACGTTCGCCACGACCGTGTTCGTGGGCGTCGCCTGCCACGTCAGCTTGAACTGACCGTGGTAGCGATCCCCCTGCCGCATCGAGTTGTTGAAGAGGGAGCCGATGTCCTCCTGCCAGTACTGGAACGAGGTGAAGAAGAAGAGCTTGTTCTTGATGAGCGGCCCGCCGACCGCCAGCTCCTGCCAGTCCTGCGTCTCCGGGCGTGCGAGGTGGTTGTTGGAGGTGGTGCCGTCAGCGTCGGAGGTCTTCCAGAGCTGGCGCGCCCCCGGCGTGTTGGCCGAGAAGGCGTCGCTGCGGTAGAAGCCCGAGTAGAGCAGCTCGAAGGTGTTCGTCCCCGACTTGGTGACGATGTTGGCGATGCCGCCCGACTGCTCGCCGTACTCCGCCTGGTAGCCGGAGGTGTTCAGCTCGAACCTCTCGATGGCGTTCTGGTTGATGTTCAGGCCGAACGTGCCGGTCACGAAATCGTTGATGTTCGCGCCGTCCAGCCGGAACCCGTTCTGCGTCTCGCGGCCGCCGTTGACGTGGTACTGGGCCAGCGTGTACCCGCCGGCGTTGCTCACCCCGGGGAACAGGGTGAGAATCTGCTGGTACCGGCGCGAGATGAGGGGGAGCTTGTTGACGTACGAGGCGTCGAGGACCTCATGGGTCGAGGTGTTGGTTGTGTCGACCGCCGTGCGCTCCGCCACGACGACGACGCGCTCGGTCAGCCCCTCCACCAGCACGACGTTGAAGGTGCGGGTCTCGTCCGGGTTGACGACGATCTGCACGATCTCGTACGGGCGGTACCCGATCATCACCGTCTTCAGGGAGTACGTCCCGACGGGGACGGCGTCGAAGCTAAAAGCCCCCTCGAGATCGGTGATGGCGGTCCTCCCGGCGGTGCCCAGCGATTCACCGAACATCGTGACGCTGGCCCCCGGCAGGAAGTTGCCTGAGTCGTCGGCGACGTACCCGCGCACGGTCCCGGTGATGTTCGCCTGGGCGTGGGACGGGCTCACCGACGCGATCAAAAAGAGGGCGGCGACGAGCCCCCATCGCGCGGCCAGGAATCCACGGCTCTTCATACCAATCCTCCGTCAGGTCGCGGGTGGGCCCACCTACGCGGAACCCATACCCTATCCAGAAACGTCAAATGTTCGACTACGACTTGGATGGTATGTATATTTCGTCAATCCGAAGTGTCAAGACAGAGGTAACATATATGCATGCTCGCGAGAGCGCGGGCGGGCCGCGGCGCCGGCCGGTTTCCTTGACAAGGATCCGACCCGCGGTATGATCCCATCCTCTTTTCGCTCACTCTGGTCCGTGACCCACCGGCAGCAGGCGGCCTCGTGTCCGGACCGAACCGCGGGGAACCCACAAATGAAGAAACTGAGTCTCTTGCTGATGCTCGTGGTGGCGGCGTGCGCCTCCGGACAGCCCTCGGCGCGCGAGGATCAGGCCGCCAAGCCGGCCGCCCAGGCGGGCGCCACCTTTTATCGGGAAGGCCTGTCGGGGGTCGATCTATCGGGTCTGGACTCCGTCCAGAAGGAGCGGGCGCTCCAGATCATGAACGGCAACAAGTGCGCCTGCCCGTGCGGGATGTCCATCGCCCAGTGCCGCGTCGAGGACAAGTCCTGCCCCAAGAGCCCCGGGATGGCGGCGGCGGTGGTCGCTGCGGTGAAGACCGGCCAGACCGATCAGCAGATCGTCGCGGCCCTCAACGCGATGCGGGATCAGGCGGCGCCGACCCCGGCCGCGGGCGGACCCGCGGGTCCCGCGAAGCGCTACGACATCAACCTGGCCGTGGCGCCCATGATGGGCAAGGCCTCCGCGAAGGTCACCGTCGTCCTGTTCAGCGACTTCCAGTGCCCGTACTGCGGGCGCGCCGAGCC
This region includes:
- a CDS encoding TonB-dependent receptor, whose amino-acid sequence is MKSRGFLAARWGLVAALFLIASVSPSHAQANITGTVRGYVADDSGNFLPGASVTMFGESLGTAGRTAITDLEGAFSFDAVPVGTYSLKTVMIGYRPYEIVQIVVNPDETRTFNVVLVEGLTERVVVVAERTAVDTTNTSTHEVLDASYVNKLPLISRRYQQILTLFPGVSNAGGYTLAQYHVNGGRETQNGFRLDGANINDFVTGTFGLNINQNAIERFELNTSGYQAEYGEQSGGIANIVTKSGTNTFELLYSGFYRSDAFSANTPGARQLWKTSDADGTTSNNHLARPETQDWQELAVGGPLIKNKLFFFTSFQYWQEDIGSLFNNSMRQGDRYHGQFKLTWQATPTNTVVANVATDPSQFKNLITDARYAEGTNFNQSQGGYFVQVRDTQNLSSRTFLESQLYVQHGYLAVRPADTGLGTYTITFDPSAPTTFTGTYPNDQDRTTYRSRASSSITTQMGSHRLKSGFDYSWMEFSGANRTNNTVIDASAYLGPGNTLTYTYDYNKTDRTHRKDSELGAFVQDTWILDEHWTVEGGLRLDHQSVLGQSNVAPRLGVAVDPAANGKSKIYGNWGRFYDNVFTSFIDSQRADGYTVRQTFVQPPTTYQYNVVTAVVEYAADGKLQAPYKDSYTLGYERELPWDMRIGASTTHWKGYDQLRVTQTNDLASVPSSVNLSPSATGAIIFDSLGRNQYDDWKVMVRKAFSHRLEVLASYTRSRALGDSSADFGLENRADQRSLDYTRLSYDRPNLMNLSAFLSLPWGMEVTGIARYQSGRLYSPVVFQSGGFVIDTAVGGKNSQRMPAVESLDMSISKRLQFGGSQLRLTAQCFNVTNHLNAVAVETNPNAKGFRSPVDTDFGRIFQFGAEMRF